The window AAGAGGAAGCTCCTGTCGTGACATCAAAGAGCAGTTGGAaactcctttttattttattttttaaacatgaaaAGATGAAACTCCGTCAACCATCCAACGCTTTCGACTTGAATACAATTTCCCCAAACCAAGTGTTCTTACGCGTGTGCGgaggggaggaggaggagattGTGAACCATGAGAAAATGCTATTGCTCTTCTTGGTACCTCTACAGTGTCGTTGATGAGTTTCCAACCAAAcaaacccccccaaaaaaatctCCTTTTCGTTCTAGAACGCTACGTACGATTCCCTAACCGGCTTTTCGGGTTACATACAGCGTAAGAGAGAAGCCAATCTACTGTACGAAATGACAACCGAGATAATATAGCGGgccttttacttttcttttttttttctcatataAGAAAACTGCAATAGTCCCTCTAAAAATAGGAATCAACTGTATACCTTTCTCATCTGGCTTAGGGTGCACAGCTCAACTATGTGTGATATACGGtgatgaaaaaaacaagagcaaATGGAATATATGTTCCAGGCATTGTTGATTCCATTAGCAGAGAGGGAGCGCAAGACGCCTATTCGATAAATCATAGACCTATCAGTGCCACTATATACCTCGCTCACAAAAGAACGCACACATGTCAACAAACTTTTTACGTTTCATTATTACGTTAGAAAACAACGTCAACAGCGCAGCGAGGAAACGTCCCGAGCTCCGCATAACGCAGTCGAGCATCACGATAGATATTGACCGACCGGCTTCGATACTAAAAGAAACAACGTTCAAAATTCGCGCATATTTTTCAGAGTTTCCCTACGATATGCATGTTCTCTATGTTACCCTAGTGCGCGCATCTGCAAATCGCGCACATCGATATGAAATAaacaccttttcttttctcgttacGTATCCAGGGTAAAATCTACCCTCTTGCAATGCATTTCGCGTTACTTGGGAGCTACCCTTTACCTACAACTGCTTGCCCCCAACATAACTGTTggttttttcaaaactaacaaaaaattcaataaaaaccaTCCATAGGAAAtccaggaaagaaaaacgaacctACGTCATATAATTGGCTAACGTGCAGGCTTCGTTCGGTGCAGTCAACCATCACGTTTTGATACGAGTAACAGGGAAAGAGAGGGGGTAGGACACGGTGATGTACATACACGGCGATGgagtggaaaagaaaaacgccgAAAGGAATTCAAGCGCAAAGACGGAGCATGTCTTCGACAAGATGATGTAGTCGATTCGAATTGAACAAAAGTGAAGACGGtttggggggggagggagagatagagaagaataagaaaaatctaCGACTAGACGACAATGACAAGGACCACCCGTCCTGCAAGATCAAATTGAAAATGgtcccccccctcccatcttttttttttttttggcggccTGTGCGTATACATAGCAAGAAGAAATCGAGAAAAGCAATAGATACAAGCAAGTCAGTGAgccgagtttttttttctattcccctAGAATCGATTACGAGGATGGAAGAACTCGCGCGCCAGTAGCCCTCCCCCCGATCTCTTGGAAGATCATCGGCTCGGAAACGATGCGGCACAAGCTATGTAGTCGgacacatagaaaaaaaaagaaaatcaaaaggaaaaagaggcctagaaaaagaaaaaaatctaaacgaAAGACCATGTACAAGTGTGCAAAGATCAATCTCCGTTCTGGGGGTAGAAATACTGATTTACATGATTTacaaagaaagtaaaaaatagaataagaaTACGACCGCTAAACTTTGTGGAACACATGTGTGTTAGCCGTAGGAAAGATGGGCTGGAACGTACGTACAAATAGAAGAATATATACTACGCCTCCATTTCGTGACtatgtttttttcctcccaCTTGATGTGCCAAATGAGTTATGCGTGACTCCACGTCAACGACTTATTACAtcattggctttttttttctttctttctttctttctttctgctATTATTTTTCAAGACAGATTTTCATGACTCTTGACATGAACATGTCTTCTACACACAAAGTTTGTTTCCCGCTGCCGGCCAAATGGAACTATCGATTCAACTTGTgcgtttgtgttttttacaACGACTTGAACATCGCAGCAGGTCATTGCtctttcatcttttattttgtcgTAACGTGCTACTTGCAAGGATTTACGTTCTCCCCTTCTCGCTTTTTAAcaacgagagagagaaaaaaaaaataaattatagaTCACCCAAGAATAATACGTTCAAATGGCAAAGGGTCTGGAGAAAAACGGACATTTGGTTCTCCTCGATTGACCGCGCCCTACTGGTTCCATGTCTCTCCTCAACagccatcccccccccccacccatcTCTGCAAACTGACGATAGACGTTGTTCTGCtactacttctttttttctcgtgatgTACAACAACAGACGGCCATCATTTTTCCAAACGGAGaggcaataaaaaatagagGACTGCTACCCCCCTCTTTCCTTCCGCCTACACATAAAAAGGGTAGCGAGTTTATTTGTCCTTTGGTGTCTATTAGAAAAACAGCGAGGACGTAACAGAACTCTCCAATTTCTCGATTCCGTACCGGTCGTGTGTATGACGGAGGGAAACCAAGAGAGGGGAGACAACATCCAACATTGattggggagaaaaaaagaaaaagatctttaaaaagaaaaacaaactgaatgccaaaaaaaagaaaatcaggtGATGGCTGTACCCCAATTGAACCCAGCATAACCTAACCTTCCGGAGATGGTGAGGAATCAAGAAGGAGGGTGCATCGAAGCAAACCAGCGGCTCTCGCCCAGGCCATTAGTCGGACCCAATACTTCTTTAATGGTTCCGCACGGGGCGGCACAGTTCGCCACTACAAATCTGTGTTTGTACAACGGGGTTGATATAACAAATACTCCGTGTGTGAGTCAGATGCAGCCTATAAGACCCCACCCTATCGTTTCGAGCAAGAACAAACACACAAGAGtccaaacccccccccccttattttccttttcagtttcTGTAAAGAGCGTATGCTTTACCCCCCCTcaccatataaaaaaaagacgtgaaaaaaaggaaagccaatacaacaacaaatatacaAAACGAAAGTTACCGAAAATCCCCATTGTACTCTTTCGGCCGAATTCACTTGTTTGTCTTTAccatttgtttgtgtgtaATCCTCACTGAATTTGTAGATGCAGTAagcctatttttcttctttaatttacATGGGGcctatttttttccccgtttggGCTCAAAGTTCCGTGCCTTTTTGGCCGTCTCATCCGGAGTCGATCGGATGGGCCTACTGTGATCGATCATGATGTCGCCTCCTCTGCGCTGCTCTCGTTTATTCGTTTTGAATTTCAACAAACCCCCCTGGTATACCCCTCCCTGGACCAACCCACGCATGTGAGAGATGAAGCGAATCGATGTTCTgtttctacacacacacacacacacacacacacacacacacacacacacacacacacacacacacacacacacacacacacacacacacacacacacacacacacacacacacacacacacacaacacacacacacacacacacacacacacacacacacacacacacacacaaaaagcacaacacacatacacacacacacacacacacacacacacacacacacacacacacacacacacatatcaTCTACAGCTTccaggtacacacacacacacacacacacatttacgttcacacacacacactcgctTTTTAAcaacgagagagagaaaaaaacaataaattataGATCACCCAAGAATAATACGTTcaaacacacaacacacacacacagaaaacaCGGACATTTGGTTCACACACGATTGACCGCAcacactacacacacacatgtctcacacacacacaatactgtttcctattttttttttttttttcctattgtaACAGTTTAACtggatttatttattcgtaGACAGGTTACAGCTTTACACGACAGCACTACACGACAACAGCACTAACACAGCTTACAGCTACACAGACTTACTACACTGGACTGCCCCTTTAGCCGGCCGCAGACGGGCTCTTAAGGCCTCTGACATCCGGCCAGATTGGCAAAGGCTCTTCATCCTCCCTTTCCGATCGATAGGCTTTAGGAAAGGGCATACACTGCCCATGTAGGGTGCACATTTTCGGGCCTCGTCGACGTTGAACTCGACGAATAGTTGACGGTCTGGCGATACTCCCAAGTATGGAGCCAAACCTTCGTAGGAGTGGGATACTGACTCCTCTTTGCTGGATGCTACTGGCATGGGAAACACACTGTAGATCTGCAAGGCGTAATTGAATTCGAACACCGGCAGATGAATAAACAATCGAACGTTCCCACTCACAAGCGCCGCCTCCACCCTGGCTTCCTGGTACGCTCTCCAGCGCATCTCCTCCTTGTAATGCTGGTGTTAGTCCCCAGCCTTGGGGCAAAGCTTGTCGAACCGAATCCAGCGCTTGAGCCAGTACATTCGGAGGACAAAGGAGTGGTGACAATCTCCCTATAACTGCATCCGCTAGGCCGGTTTGCCAACCGTGTAGGACTTCGGCCGTCCAGTCCAGCGCTCTATTTGCTTTCTCCACAGACCTTGTTACTTTTTGCAGGAACAGTAACTCTCAAGCCAGGTGAGTCCAGCTATCATTAAAGACCTTCCTCAGCTGTGCCTGTTCTCGACGCATCTGCCCCGCCACTGCCATGAGAGCACTGATTTCCGACTCATGCTCCGCCAGGTGTCCCATAGTCACATTAACAAGGTCGCTTGCTCCTGGAGCAGGTGCACCACCTCCAGACCCCTCTTGTCGAATGACTCGAGCTTCGAGTGCACGGCTTCCAAGTCCTTCGTCGTGGCGGTTCCAAAGAGCCAGTTAAGAAGCTGGCCGCCCCCGTCGATCAATCCGCGCTTCCGCCGGGTTCCGTCGCCTTTCAAAGCTCGTTCTAGTTCTCGGAATTCCCGCCTCCGACGCTCCGCTCTTGCCTTGATTTCAGCCAAATCAAGCGCCGGACCTTCCAAAAACGGTTTTACTTCCATAGGGAAATTCCCCGTTACCGCTTTGCCGAAGGCACTCGACATATCGTCTATCCAAGCGGTAACCAATTTAATTACCTGCTCCGCCCGCTTGGTGGGCACGTCGTAAATGACAACCCATTCTGAGTCGCCCAGTGCCAAAGTACCCTCGGGGTGAAACACTGCTCCCTCGGTAACAACGaattttcccttcatttcGTTCCCTTGAACCAATTGGCCTACGACACAGACCAATGTAAAGAACAGCATGTTCTTCATCCATCCGGGTGCCCGTTTCTTCCTGGTAGGACGACCCGTCGGTGCTTCCGCCGCCGAGTCCATTGCGGAACCTCCTTCGTCTTGTAGGCCTTCGTCCAGTTCGGCGATCGGCTCCAATGGACGGCACCTCACTCttcccctttctcttttcgctGGCTGTTCCACAGCTACTCCAATAGGGTCGGTGTCAGGTGTCACTTCACTGTCAGCTTCGGGTATCGGCCCCGTGTCATTATCGGCACGCGCCCCACCCGCTTCCATTTCGGCACGTGCCTCTCCCGAGCCGGTATCAACACACTCGACACCCGACTCGGTTTCGGCATCCACTACCTTCTCACTTTCTTCTTCGCTATCGGACTCGTCGTCCGATTCCACTacaaacttcttcatttgAGACACATGCACTACAAtagtttttttcccacttgGTTTCCGAAGTTCATAGTTTAGTTCAGTAACTTGTCTGACCACTTTGTAAGGACCCACGTATTGATGCAGCAACTTCTCCGCGAACCCCTTTTTTCGCTGTGGACGAAAGATTAACACTAAATCACCAGGTTCGTACAATGGTGGCACACTCGCTCTGGCATCATATTGCGTCTTTTGCCGTTGCTGTACTATGGCCAGCCGGTCCTTGACGTCCTCTCTCAGCTCCATCATTGCCTTCATCAGGTCTTCTGCGTCGACGAGTTTTGGCTGGTTTGGTCCTGTCGCCGCCAGAAGATCCGCCGGAATCACTGCCTCTCTTCCATACACCATCATAAAAGGCGTATGGTTGGTGCTTTCCAGTCGGGCAGTGTTGTAGGCAAATGTTACAAATCCGAGGAATTCGTCCCAATCCTCGTGGCTCTCATCCACGTACATCGCTAGCATAGTCGCTAGCGTCTTGTTCTGTCTCTCCACCAGGCCGTTTGCTTGTTGATGGTAAGGCACCGTCATGCGATGCGACAGTCGCAGCAATGCCAACACTTCGCGGGTGACTTCGGCTGTAAAACACTTTCCTTGATCTGAAGTCAACTCCCGTGGAAATCCATGTCGAAGCACGACATCCTCGACGAAGAATTTTGCGATTTGCCGGGCCGTGGCATCCGGCAAAGCCCGTGCTTCCACCCATTTTGTAAGGTAGTCTACTgcaaccacaatgtttgtgttcCCACTGCGGGATCGTGGGAATGGGCCAAGGACATCAATTCCGATCCTCTCGAAAGGTCCTCCCACCTGTGTGATCTCCATCAGACCCTTCGTCTTTCCCTGATCCGGCTTCCGCGTCTGGCAGCTTTTGCAGCTCTGGACATACCGGGTAACAGCTCTGTCCATTTTAGGCCAATCAAATCTTTGCCTAGCCTTTTCCAGGGTCTTTCCTTGCCCCAGATGCCCTGCCGTAGGTTCATCATGAACCCACGACAACGCTTCCTTCCGCCGCTCCGGAGGCACACAAAGGCGGTCAAATTCCTGACCGAATCTGATCGTCTTCAGGTACAGCAAGCCTTCCTTCAGCATAAAATTTCCGTACTGCGTGGCCCCGTTCTTGCCCATCACTTGTTTGATCCATCGCCACTGCTTCACACGGTCTTGGCCTTCCGCCCAAGATCCTATATCCAAGCCTATAGCCGCCACTGGAAAGACCGCAGCTTGCGCCTCTTCTTCCCCTTCTTGTATAGGGTACCGCGATAGGGCGTCAGCGTCTTCGTGTAAACTTCCTTTCTTGTAGCGGATGGAGATGTCGTATTCTTGTAACGCCAGACTCCACCTCTCCAACCGGCCACTGAGTTCCTGCTTGGTCATCAGCCAACACAAGGCATGATGGTCGGTTTTCACTACCACTTTTGTACCCCAAATGTATGGCCGAAACTTCTTTACAGCCCATACAATGGCGAGGCACTCCTTTTCCGTTATCGTGTAGTTCCTCTCCGACCTGTTCAACACTCTGCTCACGAAGCAAATTGGCATGGGGTTCCCGTCTCTTTCTTGCATAAGCGCCGCCCCTATGCCATAGTCACAGGCGTCGGGATGCACTTCAAAGTTCTTCGAATAGTCTGGATGAGCAAGCTTTGCTGCCTCCACCAGCGCAGCTTTCAACTCGGCGAAACTGTTTCGTTCCGGTTCTTCCCAATGAAACACACCCTTCCCCTCCATTGTCGTAAGCGGGTACGCCACCTGGGCGAAATTGGGCACGAACTTCCGATAGAACGAACAAAGGCCTACAAAGCTTTTGACCCACTTTCTCTTTGCCTTCTCATTGGCATTGAGGTTTGGCCCCGGGAACATTTCAATGGCCTTACAGTGGTCCGGATCCGGCTCTATTCCGGCCTTGCTTACCACGTGGCCCAGCATTCTCACACGCTTGTTCCCAAAGGCACACTTTTctatcttcaacttcaaaTTGGCCTTCCGGAAGCAGGACAAGACTTTTCCCAGTCTCTCCAAATGCTCCCCTGCGTCTTTTCCAAAGATGACCACGTCATCCATGTACACCAAACAATCGGTCCACTTTAATCCTGCCAACACCATGTCCATCAGTCGTTGGAAAGTGCTCGGAGCTGAGCATAACCCAAACGGCATCACTCGGAACTGGTAGAGGCCATCAGGTGTAACAAATGCTGTCTTCGGCTTATCGGCTTCCGCAACAGGGACCTGCCAATATCCGCTTTGTAGGTCTACCACACTAAACAAAGCTGCTCCCTCCAGTTTGGATAGAGCATCGTCTATACGTGGGAGTGGGTACACATCCTTCGTTGTCACCTCATTTAGCCGCCTGTAATCAATGCAGAATCGCCACTTTCCGTCCTTTTTCCGTACTAGGACGACTGGTGACGACCAGGGGCTTTGGGCCGGCTCTATAACTCCCTGTTTGAGCATTTTGCTGACTTCTTCCTTAATCAATTCTCGCTCCCTCCATGCCCGTCTCCTTGGCAGCTGTTTAATCTTCGCTGCCCCACCTGTTGGAATCGCATGCTCGAGCACATTACACTGGCCCAAGCACTCCCCACTGTCCGCAAACACATCCTGAAACTGTGTGAGCAGATCAATTAGGTCGTTCCGATCCTGCGCCGCCAGAGTTGACGCTACACACTGATCAAACGCCGCTGGTTTCCGCGGTTTTCCCGACCGGCCCCCGACCTCTTTAGCTGCATCCCTCTCCTCGCTTTCCTCCAACGAGAGATTGCTCGCCTGGTCAATCGGCATTAGGTGACCGATGGAAGTTCCCTCGACGATCACGTGATCCACATGGTCAACATTCATCACGTGAACCACTGCTTCTGGCTTCGAGCAGTCGATGAGAGCATGGCCCGCCGAAAGTCCACTATTTTGCAACAGCTTCTTCGATGGTCTCAGTAACATAATAGGGTCATTTCCCGCTTCAGGGATGGACACTTTTACTGGCACCGCACTTCTCTTCGACACCGTCACACACACCGTCACTGTTACTTTCTTCACGGTTTCTTTCCCACCGCTTGCCTCCATATGGATGGCTCCTAGTTCCACTATTGGCGGGTTACTAAAACAGATTTTCAGCTCTCGGAACAGCTTCAGTAAGTTTCTCCCCATGATAAATTCTGGTCCAAATGTCTTCAAAACCAAGGCTTCACCCTCCACGGACGCGTTTTTATTCGTGACCGTGAGGGAGACCTTCCCCCCTCGGATTCATCGGCTGTCCATCGGCCGTCACGACCATCGGTCCTTCCCACGGGactattttcaatttaaatcTACTCGCCAACGATGGTGAGATAACTGAAATCACCGCTCCCGTGTCGACCAAAGCATCGACCGGCCGTCCACCAATCCAAATTTCTTCGGTCGGCTGACGATCGCCATTGGTCACTTCCGAAGACTGGTCTCCGCCAATCACCGCACAGGCTGCCTTAGGCTCCTCCCCCTCGGGCTTCTTGGGTTTCACCGCagtctccttcttcttttccttctgaCAGTTTCTCGCGATGTGCCCTTCTTCATCGCAATTAAAACAGCGAAatgggttcttcttctttggctttttgttCCAATCGCTTTTCccgccttctttttcctttttcttcgaaGGATCCTTTGCCCGGGCTAGCTCGTCCCGCAACTCCTGGATCTGGCGCCGTAGGTCTTGCATTTGGTCAAGGTCTACTGCTCCCACGGCAGGCTTCTCCCGCTCTCTACGCCTATCCTCATAGCCCCTCTCGTAGGCT of the Daphnia carinata strain CSIRO-1 chromosome 10, CSIRO_AGI_Dcar_HiC_V3, whole genome shotgun sequence genome contains:
- the LOC130699908 gene encoding uncharacterized protein LOC130699908, producing the protein MRVQGKDEDVTEYYHDVLDMCRIVQPDMAEEVRIDHLFRGLSPTLYERLYVLGIKTCEDFLEEARLHADAVKTAYERGYEDRRREREKPAVGAVDLDQMQDLRRQIQELRDELARAKDPSKKKEKEGGKSDWNKKPKKKNPFRCFNCDEEGHIARNCQKEKKKETAVKPKKPEGEEPKAACAVIGGDQSSEVTNGDRQPTEEIWIGGRPVDALVDTGAVISVISPSLASRFKLKIVPWEGPMVVTADGQPMNPRGEGLPHGHE